From Geovibrio ferrireducens, one genomic window encodes:
- a CDS encoding 4Fe-4S dicluster domain-containing protein codes for MKSNYVMFHDEKKCIGCQACTVGCANVNDVPAGFGRVQVQIKQDKDRYQFYRVSCQHCEKAPCVGVCPTGASYVDAEGIVKVNNARCIACSYCQSACPYSVRYMDPDTRCPDKCDFCAESRLAKGELPVCVAVCPTDALSLVKADSGEAAEWIEKHPEAYRESKGGAGLASVYRRKEIH; via the coding sequence ATGAAATCTAACTACGTGATGTTTCACGATGAAAAAAAATGCATAGGATGTCAGGCCTGTACAGTGGGATGCGCCAATGTGAACGATGTCCCCGCAGGGTTCGGACGTGTTCAGGTGCAGATCAAACAGGACAAGGACAGGTATCAGTTTTACAGAGTTTCATGCCAGCACTGCGAAAAAGCCCCCTGCGTGGGCGTATGCCCCACCGGAGCTTCATATGTTGACGCTGAGGGAATAGTTAAGGTCAATAATGCAAGGTGCATAGCCTGTTCATACTGTCAGTCCGCCTGTCCTTACAGCGTGCGCTATATGGACCCGGACACCCGCTGCCCCGATAAGTGCGACTTCTGCGCGGAATCAAGGCTCGCCAAAGGGGAGCTGCCCGTTTGTGTGGCAGTATGCCCCACCGATGCGCTTTCTCTGGTGAAGGCGGATTCCGGGGAAGCTGCCGAATGGATTGAGAAACACCCTGAAGCATACAGGGAATCAAAAGGCGGGGCAGGGCTTGCCAGCGTTTACCGCCGTAAAGAAATACACTAA
- the phsA gene encoding thiosulfate reductase PhsA has product MKVTRRRFMQGAAAACAASTLPLGAVAFQDNIKVEGVTPETNTTCEMCSYRCPVRVHDLGGGKIFIEGNKNAGHQKTRICARGSSGYSLLNDPNRIVKPMKRNGERGAGEWEVISWEQAYSEIAAKMNELKSKFGPETVAFSAKSGSLYSQFTHFAKAFGSPNTFSHSTMCPGGRYVTADIMLGDDMVWDLKNTKYLIVFGHNLFEGVEVGDTYRTADLQSKGGKLVSFDPRMSVVSSKADEYFYIKPGTDIVVALAMCNELIKNELYDKEFIAQYAIGFDEFARSIENITPEFAEMYSGVNAGAIRRITREFAAAAPAAVVSPGHRTTYSFEEFDTRRALFALNALVGNFERKGGLYSKRSPEAYNKLAGVQVAPELKKIKIEYPKAAPRLDALDGERFKYSIKRGGIYQRILDTALTEKPYPVKGWVMTRTNPMQTLADYPKMAEAMKAMELVVVCDVYMTDTAAFADYFLPEVTYLERFEPIENRSGQSPAYSLRQPTVKTIGDAKSSAEIWYGLAEKLGLAEYYPWGGSMEKYIEMQTAGNPEFLKEIKEKGFVSYGVSFLLREPSMIEKFVEKYPEAAASLDPDGTFASHMKFKTKSGKIEFFSEDVEQLWPGYGVPRFRNIKIAGSNELLFIQAKAAVHTNAATAFVPSLSALMSENPVWINTETAKTHGIKHGDRISLENATGKETGTAHVTDGIRPDTVFTYMAGFGVKNGYRQTAAASNGIMCSNLLPHAVNDVTGMAVHTSAVKISKA; this is encoded by the coding sequence ATGAAAGTAACTCGTAGACGTTTTATGCAGGGTGCTGCTGCCGCCTGTGCCGCCAGCACATTACCGCTTGGGGCTGTTGCCTTTCAGGATAATATCAAGGTTGAGGGTGTAACGCCTGAGACTAATACAACCTGTGAGATGTGTTCTTACAGGTGTCCTGTCAGGGTGCATGATCTGGGAGGCGGTAAAATCTTTATCGAAGGGAATAAAAATGCCGGGCATCAGAAAACAAGAATCTGTGCCAGAGGCAGCAGCGGCTACAGCCTCCTGAATGACCCGAACCGTATTGTTAAGCCTATGAAAAGGAATGGAGAAAGAGGTGCGGGCGAATGGGAGGTTATAAGCTGGGAGCAGGCCTACAGCGAAATAGCCGCAAAAATGAATGAGCTTAAAAGCAAGTTCGGCCCTGAGACAGTGGCTTTTTCTGCCAAGTCAGGCTCTCTTTACAGCCAGTTCACTCATTTTGCGAAGGCCTTCGGCTCTCCTAACACCTTTTCTCACTCCACAATGTGTCCGGGTGGCAGATACGTCACTGCGGACATTATGCTCGGAGATGACATGGTGTGGGATCTCAAGAATACTAAATATCTGATAGTATTCGGCCACAACCTGTTTGAGGGTGTTGAGGTGGGCGATACTTACAGAACTGCGGATCTCCAGAGTAAAGGCGGCAAGCTGGTAAGCTTTGACCCCCGTATGTCCGTGGTGTCCAGCAAGGCTGATGAATATTTCTACATAAAGCCCGGAACGGATATTGTTGTTGCTCTTGCGATGTGTAATGAGCTCATAAAAAATGAGTTGTATGACAAAGAGTTTATAGCGCAATACGCCATAGGCTTCGATGAGTTCGCAAGAAGCATAGAGAACATAACCCCCGAATTTGCGGAGATGTATTCCGGTGTGAATGCCGGGGCAATAAGGCGCATAACAAGGGAATTTGCCGCTGCTGCTCCTGCTGCGGTTGTTTCTCCCGGCCACAGAACGACTTACTCATTTGAGGAGTTTGACACACGCAGAGCTCTTTTTGCGCTCAATGCGCTTGTGGGGAACTTTGAGCGCAAAGGCGGACTTTACAGCAAGAGGAGCCCGGAAGCTTATAACAAGCTTGCCGGTGTTCAGGTTGCTCCTGAGCTGAAAAAGATCAAGATCGAATACCCCAAAGCTGCTCCCAGACTGGATGCTCTGGACGGCGAAAGATTTAAATACAGCATAAAAAGAGGCGGAATCTACCAGAGAATCCTTGATACCGCCCTCACCGAAAAGCCGTACCCTGTAAAAGGCTGGGTAATGACAAGAACAAACCCCATGCAGACTCTGGCGGACTATCCGAAAATGGCAGAGGCCATGAAGGCCATGGAACTGGTCGTTGTCTGTGATGTGTACATGACTGACACTGCCGCTTTTGCAGATTATTTCCTGCCGGAAGTCACATATCTAGAAAGGTTTGAGCCCATCGAAAACAGATCCGGACAATCCCCTGCGTATTCACTCCGTCAGCCGACTGTCAAAACAATCGGTGATGCGAAATCCAGTGCCGAAATATGGTACGGTCTTGCTGAGAAACTCGGTCTTGCGGAGTATTATCCCTGGGGCGGGAGCATGGAGAAATATATCGAAATGCAGACAGCGGGGAATCCTGAATTTCTTAAGGAAATCAAGGAAAAAGGCTTTGTTTCATACGGAGTGTCCTTCCTGCTGAGAGAGCCCTCCATGATCGAAAAATTTGTTGAAAAATATCCCGAAGCGGCAGCCAGCCTTGACCCTGACGGAACCTTTGCCAGTCATATGAAGTTTAAGACAAAAAGCGGCAAAATCGAGTTCTTCTCCGAAGATGTTGAGCAGCTCTGGCCGGGCTACGGCGTACCCAGATTCAGAAATATCAAAATAGCAGGTTCAAATGAGCTCCTGTTTATTCAGGCAAAAGCGGCTGTCCACACCAATGCTGCCACAGCTTTTGTTCCCTCGCTTTCTGCTCTTATGTCCGAGAACCCCGTGTGGATCAACACAGAGACAGCCAAAACCCACGGAATAAAGCACGGAGACAGAATATCTCTCGAAAACGCCACAGGAAAAGAGACAGGAACAGCCCATGTTACGGACGGTATCCGCCCGGACACTGTGTTCACTTACATGGCGGGCTTCGGCGTGAAAAACGGCTACAGGCAGACAGCAGCAGCTTCCAACGGAATAATGTGCTCAAACCTGCTCCCTCATGCGGTTAATGATGTAACAGGCATGGCGGTTCATACCAGCGCCGTAAAAATTTCCAAGGCTTAG
- a CDS encoding flagellin N-terminal helical domain-containing protein has translation MALTIYQNVMSLNTQRYLGQTQNQLSKSLERLSSGLRINHAADDASGLAISEKLRGQITGLKRASMNAQDGISMLQTAEGALGEVSSMLQRMRELAVQAANGTYTSNDRIEIQKEVDQLKDEIDRISTSTEFNTKKLLNGDGTALWSSSSDKIKAIIRDNVAEGNYKIELNTQAGQNQVFKTDIMTLKDGIIGAEIVTSGASGGNLTNVSFVSDPETMPTTGTAYFSVVISGNGVVATSSSTVQTLAYYGQPGSSFLVSNVTAASTGGRSGYIEVEFTSGAEAGDTASVTLNVRFIDALTGTVGQWVKVTAAYTALTSSTYTVDTAAAGLQNSAGNTIDIDFSFTLSASGSVQTGDKVLFSLSGGVAADGNYAGSGGGSIQITGGPVGQNGPTIYFTAQNSLTPPDNGDTITDYNQVKVYYAQLNTQTGNLDLGNITLNFKELSNDQATPNGRTMTDAFDLDVTGAGEAATTTTKLKDISVFTDADGNNIFSNKQELTLWGNGKSTTIYLQGDDTIADLEKKLEEAIVKLGMGSDSASVNSHLVDYVSMPSNSGPRSVKGTFIIQTALTGEQGELAFSGDQALIDAFSLAQIQESKNNTTTVTVKDAHTGKLIGVDETSDDRVYGIIDGVEIVIDSRAGVTEVWNPVTQKIEFATDTSAAAKEHFLHVVDNSTDLQIGANQGQALSVSIPQLDVVGLGIENITLVSQSLAQRAIPDIDAALNKVVTVRATIGAQINRLEYTITNLDTARENMTAAESRIRDLDVADEMATFTRYQILSQSGTAMLAQANQIPQMALQLLQG, from the coding sequence ATGGCACTCACAATTTATCAGAACGTGATGTCTCTGAATACGCAGAGATACCTCGGACAAACTCAGAACCAACTCAGTAAGTCTCTTGAGAGACTCTCATCAGGTCTGCGAATCAACCACGCAGCGGACGATGCTTCCGGCCTGGCGATATCCGAAAAACTCAGAGGACAGATTACCGGTCTCAAAAGAGCGTCAATGAACGCTCAGGACGGTATATCAATGCTCCAGACCGCAGAAGGCGCCCTCGGCGAAGTAAGCTCCATGCTTCAGCGCATGAGAGAACTCGCTGTTCAGGCCGCGAACGGTACGTACACTTCAAACGACAGGATCGAAATCCAGAAAGAGGTTGATCAGCTTAAAGACGAGATCGACAGGATCTCCACATCAACCGAATTCAACACCAAGAAACTTCTCAACGGTGACGGAACCGCTCTCTGGTCTTCAAGCAGCGACAAGATCAAAGCTATCATCAGAGACAACGTAGCCGAAGGGAACTACAAAATCGAGCTTAACACTCAGGCCGGACAGAACCAGGTTTTCAAAACCGATATTATGACCCTGAAAGACGGGATAATCGGCGCTGAAATAGTAACCTCAGGCGCATCCGGCGGAAACCTGACAAACGTATCTTTTGTCAGCGATCCCGAAACTATGCCCACTACAGGCACTGCGTACTTCAGTGTTGTAATCAGCGGCAACGGAGTTGTAGCAACATCATCAAGCACAGTCCAGACTCTGGCATACTACGGACAACCCGGCTCTTCCTTCCTTGTGAGCAACGTAACGGCAGCCTCTACAGGCGGCAGAAGCGGTTATATCGAAGTTGAATTCACCTCCGGCGCAGAAGCGGGTGATACAGCGAGTGTAACCCTTAATGTAAGATTCATTGATGCCCTCACAGGCACAGTGGGTCAGTGGGTCAAAGTAACCGCAGCCTACACGGCGCTCACATCATCAACATATACTGTGGACACAGCCGCAGCGGGTCTTCAGAACTCAGCCGGCAACACCATAGACATAGACTTCAGCTTCACTCTTTCAGCCAGCGGCTCAGTGCAGACTGGAGATAAGGTTCTTTTCTCCCTCTCCGGCGGTGTCGCGGCAGACGGCAACTATGCGGGCTCAGGCGGCGGTTCTATTCAGATTACCGGCGGCCCCGTAGGGCAGAACGGCCCGACTATTTACTTTACAGCTCAGAACTCGCTTACGCCTCCCGATAACGGCGATACCATTACCGACTATAATCAGGTTAAGGTTTATTATGCTCAGCTTAACACGCAGACAGGCAACCTTGACCTCGGTAATATCACGCTGAACTTCAAAGAGCTCTCAAACGATCAGGCGACCCCGAACGGGCGCACCATGACGGATGCCTTTGACCTTGATGTCACAGGTGCGGGTGAAGCAGCCACAACCACTACCAAGCTGAAAGACATAAGCGTCTTCACTGATGCCGACGGCAATAATATTTTCAGCAACAAGCAGGAACTTACCCTGTGGGGCAATGGCAAAAGCACCACCATATACCTCCAGGGCGATGATACAATAGCCGACCTTGAAAAGAAACTTGAGGAAGCTATTGTTAAACTCGGAATGGGTTCCGATTCCGCCAGTGTAAACAGCCACCTCGTGGATTATGTTTCCATGCCCTCAAACAGCGGCCCCAGAAGTGTTAAGGGTACATTCATAATCCAGACCGCTCTCACGGGCGAGCAGGGTGAACTGGCTTTCAGCGGCGATCAGGCTCTTATAGACGCTTTTTCTCTCGCTCAGATTCAGGAATCCAAAAACAACACAACAACTGTGACAGTGAAAGATGCTCACACAGGAAAGCTCATCGGTGTTGATGAAACCAGTGACGACAGGGTTTACGGTATAATCGACGGAGTGGAAATCGTTATAGATTCCCGTGCCGGCGTGACAGAAGTATGGAACCCCGTTACACAGAAAATCGAATTTGCGACCGACACCAGTGCCGCCGCGAAGGAACATTTCCTCCATGTTGTTGATAACTCCACCGATCTCCAGATCGGAGCGAATCAGGGACAGGCTCTCTCTGTTTCCATTCCCCAGCTTGATGTAGTGGGGCTTGGAATTGAGAATATTACCCTTGTTTCCCAGTCGCTTGCGCAGAGAGCTATACCCGATATAGATGCCGCTCTTAACAAAGTGGTTACTGTAAGGGCTACAATCGGTGCGCAGATCAACAGACTTGAATACACCATCACGAACCTTGATACGGCAAGAGAGAACATGACTGCCGCCGAATCACGCATACGCGACCTTGACGTTGCGGATGAAATGGCGACATTCACAAGGTATCAGATCCTCAGCCAGTCAGGCACAGCAATGCTTGCACAGGCTAACCAGATACCCCAGATGGCTCTTCAGCTTCTTCAGGGTTAG
- the rseP gene encoding RIP metalloprotease RseP — protein MIQAIILLGLLIFFHELGHFLVAKYFKVYVEKFSIGFGPKLFSWKRGETEYMLSAIPLGGYVKMYGDGPDYNSEGDTEGAPEMKARAFNNKPLYARALIVFAGPLANFLLAAVVYALIFMAGVPRSTAVIGEIMPDMPAAEAGLLEGDKVVSVDGNPVVFWDEMSSYVVERPGREIVFEIQRNGERMEIVVTPKESMQKNVFGEDVKVGLVGVRVSGDYIRVNYGFFPSLKMGVEKTAEVTGLIITGVVKIFQKSVPADSIGGPIMILQMAKTSADEGVLMLLGLMAAISVNLAILNLLPIPVLDGGHLLFYAVEAVTRRPVSIKIREYANMAGMMLIFGLMFFAFYNDIVRIIKS, from the coding sequence ATGATTCAGGCGATAATACTTTTGGGACTGCTCATTTTCTTTCATGAGCTTGGCCACTTTCTGGTTGCGAAATACTTTAAGGTATATGTTGAGAAGTTTTCCATAGGTTTCGGCCCCAAGCTTTTCTCATGGAAAAGGGGCGAGACAGAATACATGCTTTCAGCTATCCCGCTGGGCGGTTACGTTAAAATGTACGGCGACGGACCGGACTATAATTCAGAAGGCGACACGGAAGGCGCACCTGAAATGAAAGCGAGAGCATTCAACAACAAGCCTCTTTACGCCCGCGCCCTTATTGTTTTTGCAGGGCCGCTTGCCAACTTTCTTCTGGCTGCCGTGGTTTATGCGCTGATCTTTATGGCGGGTGTTCCCCGCTCCACCGCTGTCATAGGCGAAATAATGCCTGATATGCCCGCGGCTGAGGCCGGGCTTCTGGAAGGGGACAAGGTTGTCTCAGTGGACGGAAACCCTGTGGTCTTCTGGGATGAAATGAGCTCTTACGTTGTGGAGCGTCCCGGAAGGGAGATAGTTTTCGAAATCCAGAGGAACGGGGAGCGTATGGAAATCGTCGTTACCCCGAAAGAGAGCATGCAGAAAAATGTTTTCGGTGAGGATGTGAAGGTTGGGCTGGTCGGTGTCAGGGTATCCGGCGATTATATAAGGGTCAACTACGGCTTCTTCCCCTCACTTAAGATGGGTGTGGAGAAAACAGCGGAAGTCACAGGGCTGATCATCACAGGTGTTGTTAAAATATTCCAGAAATCCGTTCCGGCTGATTCCATAGGAGGTCCTATCATGATCCTCCAGATGGCAAAAACGTCAGCGGATGAAGGGGTGCTTATGCTTCTGGGGCTTATGGCCGCCATAAGTGTCAACCTTGCCATACTGAACCTGCTGCCTATCCCTGTGCTGGACGGAGGCCATCTTCTTTTCTACGCAGTCGAGGCTGTCACCAGAAGACCCGTGAGCATAAAAATCAGGGAATATGCCAATATGGCGGGGATGATGCTGATATTCGGGCTGATGTTCTTCGCCTTCTATAATGACATAGTCCGCATAATAAAAAGCTGA
- the dxr gene encoding 1-deoxy-D-xylulose-5-phosphate reductoisomerase → MKRIAVIGSTGSVGRQTLDVVRRNRELFDVVLLSANSNKELLDSQCAEFGAKKSCLTQGNSEGLVALLNETEADLVLIAAVGAAGILPAYETVKKGTDIALANKESIVAAGRLILNAAKKSGARVIPVDSEHSAIYQCLMGQKKEHVAKIILTASGGAFRKTPNDALEFMGVEEALRHPNWSMGSKITVDSATMMNKGLELIEARYLFDIEPDRLDVVIHPQSIVHSAVSYTDGSMLAQMGYPDMRTPISFALGLPERIESGVRQLDLCEISRLDFFKPDPDKYGCLRIAFQVLKKDMNGPMIVMNAANEIAVEHFLRKSISFIDIAPVIENVLDSFGECTAEGMDEILDLDGAARRRCSDLITARR, encoded by the coding sequence GTGAAAAGGATTGCGGTAATAGGTTCCACAGGGTCGGTTGGCAGGCAGACTCTGGATGTTGTCCGCCGCAACAGGGAGCTTTTTGATGTGGTTCTGCTTTCGGCAAACTCCAACAAAGAGCTTCTTGATTCCCAGTGTGCCGAATTCGGCGCGAAGAAATCATGCCTCACACAGGGAAACAGCGAAGGGCTTGTCGCCCTGCTGAACGAAACGGAGGCGGATCTTGTTCTCATCGCCGCTGTGGGCGCTGCGGGGATATTACCCGCATATGAAACAGTGAAGAAGGGGACTGATATAGCCCTCGCAAATAAAGAGTCCATAGTAGCCGCGGGCAGACTGATTCTGAACGCTGCCAAAAAAAGCGGTGCAAGGGTCATCCCCGTTGACAGCGAGCATTCAGCCATTTACCAGTGCCTCATGGGGCAGAAGAAGGAGCATGTGGCGAAGATTATTCTCACTGCTTCCGGAGGTGCTTTCCGCAAGACTCCCAATGATGCCCTTGAGTTTATGGGGGTTGAGGAAGCGCTCAGACACCCCAACTGGAGCATGGGCAGCAAGATCACTGTGGATTCCGCAACAATGATGAACAAAGGGCTTGAGCTTATCGAAGCCCGCTACCTTTTTGATATAGAGCCGGACAGGCTGGATGTGGTGATACACCCTCAGAGCATTGTCCACTCCGCAGTGAGCTACACCGACGGCAGCATGCTGGCGCAGATGGGCTATCCGGATATGCGCACCCCCATCTCCTTTGCTCTGGGTCTGCCGGAGAGGATAGAGAGCGGGGTCAGGCAGCTTGATCTGTGTGAAATATCCCGGCTTGATTTCTTCAAGCCCGATCCGGATAAATACGGATGCCTCAGAATTGCGTTTCAGGTATTGAAAAAGGATATGAACGGTCCTATGATTGTAATGAACGCGGCAAATGAAATTGCTGTTGAACATTTTCTGCGCAAATCAATCAGTTTCATAGACATAGCTCCGGTTATAGAAAATGTGCTGGACTCCTTCGGCGAATGCACAGCGGAAGGTATGGATGAAATACTGGATCTGGACGGAGCCGCCAGACGCAGGTGCAGTGATTTAATAACGGCTCGGAGATAA
- a CDS encoding phosphatidate cytidylyltransferase, with protein sequence MSNRLTRILTALAVMPPVIAGIIWLNDIMFFLILLLLIMGGTWEFYKLLTADGKPLLAFPVMTGAVLIPTGFFLGGTSGALFGLYLASAMVFVIKLFGRAPLDDTYEHLSVSMIAIMYYPFFMSFFIPLREIDFHWLFYLCAIIWFSDSFAYFVGVMFGKRKMYELISPKKSMEGLAGGFAGGIAGAFLYTRFFMEVPFIHVLVSSVLLTGAGVVGDLVESMFKRKSGIKDSGTVFPGHGGILDRTDSIAFAAPILYFYVILAV encoded by the coding sequence GTGAGCAACAGGCTGACACGTATTTTAACGGCACTTGCCGTTATGCCCCCTGTGATAGCGGGCATAATATGGCTTAATGATATAATGTTTTTTCTCATACTCCTTCTGCTGATTATGGGCGGAACATGGGAGTTTTACAAGCTGCTCACAGCAGACGGAAAGCCGCTTCTCGCCTTTCCTGTGATGACCGGAGCGGTGCTTATCCCCACGGGGTTCTTCCTCGGCGGGACATCAGGCGCGCTCTTCGGGCTTTACCTCGCCTCTGCCATGGTGTTCGTTATCAAGCTGTTCGGCAGGGCTCCCCTTGACGACACATACGAACACCTTTCAGTCTCCATGATCGCAATAATGTATTATCCGTTTTTTATGTCTTTCTTCATCCCTCTCAGGGAAATAGATTTCCACTGGCTTTTTTATCTCTGTGCAATAATCTGGTTCAGTGATTCCTTCGCCTACTTTGTCGGTGTTATGTTCGGCAAAAGGAAGATGTACGAGCTGATCAGCCCCAAAAAAAGCATGGAAGGGCTTGCCGGTGGTTTTGCCGGGGGCATAGCCGGTGCGTTTCTTTACACCCGCTTCTTTATGGAAGTTCCTTTTATCCATGTGCTGGTATCCTCTGTTCTCCTCACAGGGGCCGGTGTGGTTGGTGACTTAGTGGAGTCCATGTTCAAACGCAAAAGCGGAATCAAAGACAGCGGCACTGTTTTCCCCGGTCACGGCGGAATATTGGACAGGACGGATTCCATAGCCTTCGCAGCACCGATCCTTTATTTTTATGTGATACTGGCGGTGTAG
- a CDS encoding isoprenyl transferase: MPDILPVHLAIIMDGNGRWAKQRKMPRIMGHKKGVDVVNKVVRHASKLGIKYLSLFAFSMENWQRPGDEVSFLMRLLDEYIEKELNTILRENIRFTVTGNMEMIPEGTRNKLMNASDRSADNTGMTLNLALSYGGRAEIADAARQIARLAASGKLRPDDINEDNFLQFMYHPEIPDVDLLIRTSGELRISNFMLWRIAYSELYFTGKLWPDITEEDIDEAIEDFAGRTRRFGKTDDQVDI, translated from the coding sequence ATGCCCGACATACTGCCCGTTCATCTTGCGATAATCATGGACGGAAACGGCAGATGGGCCAAGCAGCGGAAAATGCCCCGCATAATGGGGCATAAAAAAGGGGTGGATGTTGTCAACAAGGTAGTGCGCCACGCCTCAAAACTCGGTATAAAATACCTCTCCCTGTTTGCCTTCAGCATGGAAAACTGGCAGCGCCCCGGCGATGAGGTCAGCTTTCTTATGCGCCTTCTTGATGAATATATCGAAAAAGAGCTCAATACCATACTGAGAGAGAATATCCGTTTCACCGTAACAGGGAACATGGAGATGATACCCGAAGGAACCCGGAACAAGCTTATGAATGCCTCGGACAGATCTGCGGATAATACAGGCATGACACTGAACCTTGCCCTCAGTTACGGCGGCAGGGCTGAGATAGCAGATGCTGCGCGGCAGATAGCCAGACTTGCAGCGTCAGGAAAACTCAGGCCGGATGACATAAACGAGGATAACTTCCTCCAGTTTATGTATCATCCGGAAATACCCGATGTGGATCTGCTGATCCGCACCAGCGGCGAACTGCGCATAAGCAACTTTATGCTCTGGCGCATAGCCTACAGCGAGCTGTACTTCACAGGCAAGCTCTGGCCGGACATCACGGAAGAGGACATAGACGAAGCCATAGAGGACTTCGCCGGACGTACCCGCCGTTTCGGCAAAACTGACGATCAGGTAGATATTTAA
- the frr gene encoding ribosome recycling factor, which yields MLNKALNEASSKMEKALNHLKDEFKAVRTGRASVSVFDNVKVDYYGTPTPLSGVATLSAPEPRLILIQPWDASLIPAIEKAIMASNLGYNPQNDGKVVRIPIPQLTEERRKEFVKLVKKMGEDTKVAVRNIRRDANDELKKLEKDKAISEDDCKKGQDKVQEITNDFVKKIDAALDHKEKEIMEI from the coding sequence ATGCTTAACAAAGCGCTTAACGAAGCATCATCTAAAATGGAGAAGGCTCTTAACCATCTTAAGGATGAGTTTAAGGCAGTGAGAACAGGCAGAGCCTCCGTTTCCGTTTTTGACAACGTAAAGGTTGACTACTACGGAACACCCACACCCTTAAGCGGTGTAGCTACCTTAAGTGCGCCCGAACCCAGACTTATCCTCATCCAGCCTTGGGACGCAAGCCTTATCCCTGCTATAGAGAAAGCGATTATGGCCAGCAACCTCGGCTACAACCCCCAGAACGACGGTAAAGTAGTGCGCATCCCCATCCCCCAGCTTACGGAAGAACGCAGAAAGGAATTTGTAAAGCTGGTCAAAAAAATGGGGGAGGACACCAAGGTTGCAGTGCGCAACATCCGCCGCGATGCCAATGACGAGCTGAAAAAGCTGGAAAAAGATAAAGCCATCTCCGAGGACGACTGCAAAAAAGGGCAGGATAAGGTTCAGGAAATCACAAACGATTTCGTTAAGAAAATTGATGCCGCTCTTGATCACAAAGAAAAAGAGATAATGGAGATCTGA
- the pyrH gene encoding UMP kinase, translating to MELKYKRVLLKLSGEALMGEGEYGIDVDTVNFIAREVKEVQELGVKVGIVVGGGNIFRGVSEASKSMDRVTADYMGMLATVINALALQDALENHGCATRVQTSIEMRQIAEPFIRRRAMRHLEKDRVVIFAAGTGNPYFTTDTAATLRSSEINAEVVLKATKVDGIYDSDPKKNPCAVKYESINYLQVLNEGLKVMDSTAISMCMDNAMPIIVFDIYGKGNMKKIITGEKIGTIVEVDNA from the coding sequence ATGGAGCTTAAATACAAACGGGTGCTGCTTAAACTGAGCGGCGAAGCCCTCATGGGCGAAGGCGAATACGGAATAGATGTCGATACGGTGAATTTTATCGCCCGTGAGGTAAAAGAGGTTCAGGAACTCGGTGTAAAGGTCGGCATAGTTGTCGGCGGCGGCAACATTTTCAGAGGCGTTTCAGAGGCTTCCAAATCAATGGACAGAGTCACTGCTGACTATATGGGAATGCTCGCCACGGTGATCAATGCCCTTGCATTACAGGATGCCCTCGAAAACCACGGCTGCGCAACCCGTGTGCAGACCTCAATAGAAATGAGACAGATAGCCGAACCCTTCATCCGCCGCAGAGCTATGCGCCATCTGGAAAAAGACAGAGTGGTGATTTTCGCTGCGGGAACCGGCAACCCGTATTTCACGACTGATACGGCGGCAACCCTGCGCTCCTCGGAGATCAATGCGGAAGTCGTGCTTAAGGCAACCAAGGTTGACGGCATATACGACAGCGACCCGAAGAAAAACCCGTGCGCTGTGAAATACGAAAGCATAAACTACCTTCAGGTGCTCAACGAAGGGCTCAAGGTAATGGATTCCACAGCGATTTCCATGTGCATGGATAACGCTATGCCCATAATAGTTTTTGACATATACGGCAAAGGAAACATGAAAAAGATAATAACAGGCGAAAAGATAGGAACAATAGTGGAGGTTGATAATGCTTAA